The nucleotide sequence AGAGAGATGATGTTCCAAGACATATTGTGCCAACATAATGCCAAAAGAGCTGCTAATTCTTCCCAAGAAATCAGTTACTATACGTATGAAGTAGAGACAGAGTCATTGTGACCgttcttttattttgcatttggcAAGCATGTACTGAGCACAGTGTCAGGAACAGTGTGAGGTTCTAAAGAACCAGGTTTGCCTGGGGCAACCCTTATTTGTGCCTCTTGTCCCAATGAAATTATTAGTAGCATCATTTTTCAGTTTCAAAAGAGTTCAGGTTTGGAGGATAAATTATCTTGGCCACTCTTCTCATAATCCAGCCAGTTCCTTTTAGTGTTTTATCTTGGTTAAATATTACACAGCTGTAATTTGGCAGCTCTAATGAGGCTGCAATAGTACTTCTCTTCCATTTGAACAGTTTGTTTCTTGACCGTGGGCAGTTGATAGCAAAAGTAACTGCAGTTAAGGTCTACAAGTACTTAGTATTTTTCCTGAGCCACCCTCTAGAGGGCAGTATTATATACATTTGAAATGATCCAATTCTAACAAAAATGGACTCTGTTTATACGTGAAAATCATAAACATTTGATGCTCTTAAAGAATACATTGGAACCAACATTGTGAATAAAACTTATCTTTTGCtaatcaataaagaaatattaaaaattcattaacaTTCTGAACATTCTTTTAATTGTAAAAACTAAACTTAGATGCCTTGAATATACAATGATCCATTATAACAATTATGCATAGACTTCAAGAATCTGCATATTTTATGCTTCTTTCGTGCTTTTCCTAATTAATGATTTTACAtggttaataattttaatatattctgcatcacatagttttcatatttatgtaaaataGGCACTTAAAAATGAATAGTTCTGATCTACCTGCTTAAATATTACTTTCctctgaaagagaaaacaaaaatgctagtTTTTACTTTATAACCTGAATCATGTGGTAATGTAGGATTCTAGTATTTAGAATtagaatgtttctttaaaattgtgtCATCAGTGGGTAATTTGTTAACTCCTAATATCAAAAGTATATTGCTTGTGTTTGACATTTTTGGATTTCCTAATGTAATGTTCTCTTTTTAGAAAAGGTGGACCAGTCCTATTTTCAAGAGGAGATGACTTTTAACAGTTTTGAAGGATCTAAAACTTGTGTACCTGCAGACATCAGTAAGGATGAAGAATTTGTAGAAGAGTTTAAtagattaaaaacttttgctaATTTTCCAAGTAGTAGTCCTGTTTCAGCATCAACACTAGCACGAGCTGGTTTTCTATACACTGGTGAAGGAGACACCGTGCGGTGCTTTAGTTGTCATGCAGCAGTAGATAGATGGCAGTATGGAGACTCAGCAGTTGGAAGACACAGGAAAGTATCCCCAAATTGCAGATTTATCAATGGCTTTTATTTCGAAAGTAATGCTGCACAGCCTACAAATCCTGGTGTCCAAAATGGTCAGTACAAAGCTGAAAACTGTCTGGGAAACAGAAATCATTTTGTTTTAGAAAGGCCATCTGAGACTCATGCAGACTATCTTTTGAGAACTGGACAGGTTGTAGATTTATCAGACACCATATACCCAAGGAACCCTGCCATGTGTAGTGAAGAAGCTAGATTAAAGTCATTTCAAAACTGGCCAGACTATGCCCACTTAACCCCAAGAGAGTTAGCTAGTGCTGGACTCTACTACACGGGCATTGATGATCAAGTACAATGCTTTTGTTGTGGCGGGAAACTGAAAAATTGGGAACCTTGTGATCGTGCATGGTCAGAACACAGGCGACACTTTCCTAATTGCTTCTTTGTATTGGGCCGGAATTTTAATATTCAAAGTGAATCTGATGTCGTGAGTTCTGATAGGAATTTCCCAAATTCAACAAATCCTCCAAGAAATCCAGCCATGGCAGATTACGAAGCACGGATCATTACATTTGGGACGTGGATATACTCAGTTAACAAGGAGCAGCTTGCAAGAGCTGGATTTTATGCTTTAGGTaaactttattataaaagtagGCTAATAAATAACTTTCCAACTATCCCAGGGCTCCTAAAAAGTAAATAGATGCCATTTGCCCCCGGAACTGGTAAATATTTAGGTGTAGGCCGACATCATTATTTATATTAGTATTATTCTGTGAACCCTTATGTTGAATCTGTAATATAACCACTGAATTTACGTGGAAAAGATTACCATATTATGAGTCATATTTATCTTTATGTAATTGTGTTTTGGAGAAGAATGACATGCAAAAGATGATAGATATCCCTGATAGAAGAATAGGTCTGATAGTAATACTAACTATAATTTATTACACACCTACTATATGTGCTCAATACGTATATTACATGCATTTTCTCTAtgcttcacaacaaccctataagaAGAGTTAACATTAGGGAGTTTACTTTGGCTGATGTTAAAATTGATACCTGCCTTTTGTACATagactgtatatttgaaagctgcccTGTATATTCAAAAGATACCTTATTGCTTAAAATGAGCACTTTTCAAATGGACTGCTGTAGACATGTCAGTAGGGAAGGAAGGGCCATTAGTGTGATGGCTTCCAGGAATATTCAGAAAAATTATACCGTTATATATCTGACCCAGTTACTTTAAGATTGAATAGtgccaaaatacaaaatataagttatttcaatattttatttacttag is from Orcinus orca chromosome X, mOrcOrc1.1, whole genome shotgun sequence and encodes:
- the XIAP gene encoding E3 ubiquitin-protein ligase XIAP isoform X1, producing MTFNSFEGSKTCVPADISKDEEFVEEFNRLKTFANFPSSSPVSASTLARAGFLYTGEGDTVRCFSCHAAVDRWQYGDSAVGRHRKVSPNCRFINGFYFESNAAQPTNPGVQNGQYKAENCLGNRNHFVLERPSETHADYLLRTGQVVDLSDTIYPRNPAMCSEEARLKSFQNWPDYAHLTPRELASAGLYYTGIDDQVQCFCCGGKLKNWEPCDRAWSEHRRHFPNCFFVLGRNFNIQSESDVVSSDRNFPNSTNPPRNPAMADYEARIITFGTWIYSVNKEQLARAGFYALGEGDKVKCFHCGGGLTDWKPSEDPWEQHAMWYPGCRFLLEEKGQEYINNIHLTHSIEESLTRTAEKTPSLTKRIVFISDDTIFQNPMVQEAIRMGFSFKDIKKIMEEKIQTSGSNYKSLEVLVADLVSAQKDNAQDESGQTSLQKEISTEEQLRLLQEEKLCKICMDRNIAVVFIPCGHLVTCKQCAEAVDKCPMCYTVITFKQKIFMS